The genomic region TGATTCAACCAAAAATCTTATGGGTGGTAAAATCATTCCATCTGTATTAGATAAAATAAAAGAAAAAGGTGATGATATTAGCCTTTGCGATGTTGTTTATAAAGGTTTTGGAGGGGTACTGTGTGTAGAGTCAGGTGGTCCTACTCCTGGTATTGGTTGTGCAGGCCGAGGAATAATATCAGCTTTTGAAAAGCTGGCAGAATTGGAAGCATTTGAAACATACCAACCAGACATTGTTATATATGATGTACTAGGTGATGTTGTTTGTGGAGGCTTTGCAATGCCAATTCGTGATGGATATGCAAAAGAAGTTTTTATTGTATCAAGTGGTGAAATGATGGCACTTTATGCAGCAGATAATATTTCTAGAGCAATCAAAAACTTTGAGAAACGTTCTTATGCAAAAGTTGGTGGACTTATCTTAAATTCTAAAAATATTGAAAATGAACTTGAAATAGTAGAAAAAGCTTGCAAAGAAATAGGAACTGATATTGTGAAACAAATTCCAAGATGCGGTGATATTCAAACTGCTGAAAATGCTGGTGGTACTGTTTTTGAGTTTACAAAAGAATCTATGATGATAGATGTTTATAATGATTTAGCAAATAAAATTCTAGAAAGAACAAGTGAAAATGAAGGAGAATAAGATGCGTAATATGAAAAAAATGATGCATGGAGATAAAGGGATTAATCGTTGTCCTCTATCTGGTG from Tannockella kyphosi harbors:
- a CDS encoding nucleotide-binding protein, with protein sequence MRKIAIYGKGGIGKSTTTSNLSVALALKGYKVMQIGCDPKSDSTKNLMGGKIIPSVLDKIKEKGDDISLCDVVYKGFGGVLCVESGGPTPGIGCAGRGIISAFEKLAELEAFETYQPDIVIYDVLGDVVCGGFAMPIRDGYAKEVFIVSSGEMMALYAADNISRAIKNFEKRSYAKVGGLILNSKNIENELEIVEKACKEIGTDIVKQIPRCGDIQTAENAGGTVFEFTKESMMIDVYNDLANKILERTSENEGE